From Roseateles sp. SL47:
GTTGGCGGCGCTTGGCGGCCTTGAAGTTGCTGATCGGATTGGCCCGGTACGGGTTCTGCGGCAGGCCCGCCAGCATCGCGATCTCGGCGGTAGACAATGCCTTGAGCGGCTTGCCGAAGTAGGCTTCCGCCGCAGCCTCGAAACCATAGGCCCGCTGACCCAGATAGATCTGGTTCATGTAGACCTCCAGGATCTTGTCCTTGGAGAGCTGGCTTTCCATCTTCAGCGCCAGCAGGATCTCCACAAACTTGCGGGTGTAGAGCTTGCGCTTGGTCAGGTAGAAGTCCCGCGCCAGCTGCTGGGTGATGGTGGACGCCCCTTGGCTGCGCGACGATGAGAACAGATTGACGCCAAAGGCGCGAATCATGCCGGGAATGTAGATGCCCTGATGCTCATAGAAGTTGGTGTCTTCCACGGCCAGCAGGGCCTTTTGCATCTGCTGGGGGATCTGGTCCAGGGGCAGGTAATGACGGCGTTCGGTGCCATATTCCGCCAGCAGTTCCCCCTCGGCGGTGTAGACCCGCAGCGGTTGCTTGGGCTGATAGTCGGCCAGCCGGTCCAGGTCGGGGAGGCCCGGCCAGACGATCGCCGCCGCGCCCGCCACGACCAGCACCAGCGCCAGCATCGCCGCACCGCCCCACACCAGCACCCGCTTCCAGGTTGGCAACTGGGCCAGGGTCCGCCGCAAGGGGGCGGTTTTGGCCCAGGCGGCCCGGAGGGCATCCCGCAGAAGGCCAACGAATTTTTGTAGAAGCTGCATGCGGCTGGCACGAATCAAGAGTCGGGCGATTATCCTCAGTCCCCGCCCCATCCTGGCCCAGGGATGCAGGCGGACACGAACTCCCTACAAATTCAGTACAAATGTCCGACTTGATGCTGTCCGACTTGATGCTCTGGCCGGAGGGCCCTTCCTCCCGGCGTCCCGAGGCCACGCCCCCTGGCCATCTTCGACCCACTCTCCGCCAAGGCGCTGACCTGGTGCCGCAAGGAGGCGTTCATGCAGCGCCGTGACTGGCTGGCGGCGGCGGCCGCCGCCCTGGCCGGGGTGGTGCCCCGGGTGCATGCGCAGGACCGGCATGCCGGGTTTCCGACCCGCCCGGTCGTTCTGATCTGCCCTTGGCCGGCCGGCGGTTCCAGTGATGCAGTGATGCGTGCCTTTGGCGAAAGCCTGTCCCGCCAGTTGGGCGTCCCGGTGATTGTTGAAAACCGGCCAGGCGCCGGCGGTACGCTGGGGGCTTCTGCCATGGTCAGCGCCAAACCGGACGGCTACACCATCACGCAGTTGCCGCTGGGGATTTATCGCCTGCCGCACATGCAGAAGATGCCGTTTGACCCGCTGAAGGACATCCAGCATGTGATTGGGCTGACCGGCTACACCTTTGGCATCGTCTGCACGCCGGATGCACCGTTCCGGACGCTGGCCGAGATGGTGGCCTGGGCCCGCGCCCGACCGGGTCAACTCACCTACGGCCACACCGGCACTGGCACCACGCCCCATCTCGCTTTTGAGGAGTTTGCCCACAAAGCGGGGTTCAAGACCCAGGATGTGCCGTACAAGGGTTCGGCGGAAATCCTTCAGGCGATTCTGGGGGGCCATGTGCCGGTGATGTGCGGCACGCTGGAGTTCGCCCCGCAGGTGAAGGCCGGCAAGCTGCGTTTCCTGGCCACGCTGGGCCGGGAGCGCAATCGCGCGTTTCCGGACGTGCCCACGGTGAAGGAGTCGGGCTGGGACACGGTCATCGACTCGCCGTTTGGCATCGGCGCGCCTCGTGGTACCGATCCCGGCGTGGTGCGGGTGCTGCATGACGCGTTCCGCCGGACGCTGGAAGATCCGAAGGTGCTGGAGACCCTGGAGCGCTACTACCAACCGGTGATCTATATGAATACCGAGGCCTACACCCAGTACGCGCACCGCACCTTTGAGGCCGAGCGCGCAACGGTGGAGCGGATGGGGCTGGCCCATCGGGGATGATGAGGTATCGTGCCGCCCCATGCATGACCTGACTTTTTACTGGCACGACTACGAGACCTTTGGCCGCGTGCCGCGCCGCGACCGTCCGGCCCAGTTTGCCGGCATCCGCACCGATGCGGAACTCAACGAGATCGGCGAGCCGCTGATGGTCTACTGCCAGCCGTCGTTCGACAGCCTGCCAGACCCCGAATCCTGCCTGCTGACCGGCATCCTGCCGCAGACCTGCGCCGAGCAAGGCATCCCGGAGCACCAATTCGCCGCCGCCATCCATGCCGAGCTGTCTCAGCCCGGCACGGTCGGGCTGGGCTACAACACCATCCGCTTTGACGATGAGGTGACCCGCTTCCTGTTCTGGCGCAACCTCATCGACCCCTATGCCCGCGAGTGGCAGAACGATTGCGGTCGCTGGGATCTCCTGGATGTTGTCCGCTGCGCCTATGCCCTGCGGCCGGAAGGCATTGAATGGCCCCGGCATGAAGACGGCCGCCCGTCGTTCAAGCTGGAACATCTGACCAAGGCCAACGGCCTGGCTCATGAAGCGGCGCACGATGCGCTCTCGGACGTCCGCGCCACCATTGCCCTGGCCCGCCTGATCCGACAGCGCCAGCCGCGCCTGTGGGACTTCTGCCTGAAGCTGCGCCGCAAGGAAGCGGTCTGGCAGGAAATCGGCTCGCATCGGCCTTTCCTGCACATCTCTGGCATGTATGGGGTGGAGAAGGGGTGTATTGCGCTGGTGTGGCCGCTGGCCTCGCATCCCACCAACAAGAATGAGCTGATCGTCTGGGATCTGGCCCATGACCCCCGTGAACTGCTGGATCTGGACGCCGACACCATCCGTCAACGGCTCTACACCCGTCAGGATGAACTGCCGGATGGGGTGACACGGCTGCCGATCAAGACGGTGCATGTCAACAAGTCGCCCATCGTCATTGCGTCGCTGAAGATCCTGTCGCCGGAGATGGCGCAGCGCTGGGGCCTGGACGTGACCCAGGGCCTGGCCCATGCCGAATGGCTGGCCCAGCGGGGCGGGGACCTGATGAGTCGTTGGGCCGAGGTGTTCCAACGGCCGGCGTCGTCCGGGGGGGTGGATGTGGACGAAGACCTGTATGGCGGCTTCCTGGGCAATGAGGACCGCCGCGCGATGGAGCGGCTGCGGGGTCTGACGCCACAGGCGCTGGCCGAGCGGGTGGGGCAGGGCAAGGTGGCGTTTGAGGATGCTCGGATCGAAGAGCTGCTGTTCCGTTATCGCGCCCGGAACTGGCTGGACACGCTCAGCGAGCAGGAACAGGCCCGTTGGCAGAAGCACTGCATCGACCGGTTGCACCTGGGGGCGGGGGGCAGCCAGACCCTGGGCGAATTCTTCGATCGCATTGATGCCCTGGCGGAAGTGGCGGAGACCCAGGAAGACGAGCGGGCCCAGGAGATTCTGGCCGCCCTGTACGACTGGGCGGAGCAGATCGCTCCCCCGGCGCCCTGACCGGCCCCGGTCAACGCTTGTACACCCCACCATTGCGGGCCGCTCATCACCGGGCTTCCCTGAATCGGCCAAAACGGGTACACCTTCAACCGGGCACCCGTGCGGCCATTGCGCCAGCGGTGTACCCCCGCAATGACCGTGCGCCGTTGACGGCGCAGAGATGGAGACGACATGCAGACCCCCGAAGCCGCCGGCACGCCGGCTGACCATGAACGTGTCTCGGCCCGGATGCGGGCGCTGCTGGTGAGGGCGCCGCTGGCGGTGGCTTTCACGGCGGGCGGCCGATTCGAGGTGGCGAGCGAGCAGTTCAACCACTTGTTCGGCCACGGCGACGACACCGACCTGTCCGGGTCGGATATCAGCGCGGTGGTGGTGTCCGAAGCCTCCCATCAGGCCCTGCAGGCCCGGCTGGGCACAGCCTTCGGCGGCGGTCGCCCGGTGGATGAAGAGGTGGAATTCGTCCGACGTGACGGCTCCCGCTTCTGGGGGCGCCTGCAGGCCTCGCCGGTCCATTGGGAACAACCGGCCGGGGAGGCGATGTGGGTGGTGGAAGACGTCTCCGCCGCACGGGCCCAGCGCCTGCAACCCACCTGGGCCGCCAAGCATGATGTGGTGACCGAGCTGGCCAACCGCCGTGAAATGGAGCGCCGTCTGGCCGACCATGTGGGCAGCCGTCGGCATGAGCCGGTGTCGGTGCTGCTGGTGGATGTGGACAAGTTCAGCGCGGTGGTGCAGGGCATGGGCACGGAAGTGGCCGACCATTTCCTGTATGGCCTGGGCCAGATGCTGGTGACCAAGGTGCGGGCCTCCGACGTGGTGGCGCGCCTGGATGCCGACCATTTTGTGGTGCTGCTGCCGGATTGCGACCAGCACTATGCGCAGATCGTGGCGGAGAAGGTCCGGTCGGCGGTGGCGGCGTTCCGCCTGCGCTGGGGCCTGCACCGCACGCGGGTCAAGGCCAGCGTGGGGGTGGTACAGCTGCAGCCGTCGCTGGATACGGTGGAGTCGGTGTTGGCGGCGGCCGGGCTGGCCTGCGCCGAAGCCAAGGCAGCCGGGGGCGATAGTGTCCGGGTGTTTGTCTCCAACGGCTCTTTTGAGGAGCTGGCGGGGGCTTGATCGAGGCGTGGTCCGTTTGGTGAACCGTTGATGTGAAGAAATGGGGGGAAATT
This genomic window contains:
- the sbcB gene encoding exodeoxyribonuclease I yields the protein MHDLTFYWHDYETFGRVPRRDRPAQFAGIRTDAELNEIGEPLMVYCQPSFDSLPDPESCLLTGILPQTCAEQGIPEHQFAAAIHAELSQPGTVGLGYNTIRFDDEVTRFLFWRNLIDPYAREWQNDCGRWDLLDVVRCAYALRPEGIEWPRHEDGRPSFKLEHLTKANGLAHEAAHDALSDVRATIALARLIRQRQPRLWDFCLKLRRKEAVWQEIGSHRPFLHISGMYGVEKGCIALVWPLASHPTNKNELIVWDLAHDPRELLDLDADTIRQRLYTRQDELPDGVTRLPIKTVHVNKSPIVIASLKILSPEMAQRWGLDVTQGLAHAEWLAQRGGDLMSRWAEVFQRPASSGGVDVDEDLYGGFLGNEDRRAMERLRGLTPQALAERVGQGKVAFEDARIEELLFRYRARNWLDTLSEQEQARWQKHCIDRLHLGAGGSQTLGEFFDRIDALAEVAETQEDERAQEILAALYDWAEQIAPPAP
- a CDS encoding GGDEF domain-containing protein, with translation MQTPEAAGTPADHERVSARMRALLVRAPLAVAFTAGGRFEVASEQFNHLFGHGDDTDLSGSDISAVVVSEASHQALQARLGTAFGGGRPVDEEVEFVRRDGSRFWGRLQASPVHWEQPAGEAMWVVEDVSAARAQRLQPTWAAKHDVVTELANRREMERRLADHVGSRRHEPVSVLLVDVDKFSAVVQGMGTEVADHFLYGLGQMLVTKVRASDVVARLDADHFVVLLPDCDQHYAQIVAEKVRSAVAAFRLRWGLHRTRVKASVGVVQLQPSLDTVESVLAAAGLACAEAKAAGGDSVRVFVSNGSFEELAGA
- a CDS encoding tripartite tricarboxylate transporter substrate binding protein, encoding MQRRDWLAAAAAALAGVVPRVHAQDRHAGFPTRPVVLICPWPAGGSSDAVMRAFGESLSRQLGVPVIVENRPGAGGTLGASAMVSAKPDGYTITQLPLGIYRLPHMQKMPFDPLKDIQHVIGLTGYTFGIVCTPDAPFRTLAEMVAWARARPGQLTYGHTGTGTTPHLAFEEFAHKAGFKTQDVPYKGSAEILQAILGGHVPVMCGTLEFAPQVKAGKLRFLATLGRERNRAFPDVPTVKESGWDTVIDSPFGIGAPRGTDPGVVRVLHDAFRRTLEDPKVLETLERYYQPVIYMNTEAYTQYAHRTFEAERATVERMGLAHRG